Proteins co-encoded in one Methanomicrobia archaeon genomic window:
- a CDS encoding type II toxin-antitoxin system HicA family toxin — translation MPKLKTLSGKAVVKIFSEFSFDIVSQRGSHVKLGRINPDGSRQTLTIPFHDELDKGTLRAIFRQALRYIPEEELRPYFYT, via the coding sequence GTAAAGCTGTGGTGAAAATCTTCTCTGAATTTAGCTTTGACATTGTTTCCCAACGAGGGAGCCATGTAAAGTTGGGAAGAATCAATCCAGATGGATCGAGGCAAACCTTGACCATTCCGTTTCATGATGAATTGGACAAAGGGACTCTGAGAGCCATTTTTAGGCAGGCTTTGCGATACATACCTGAGGAAGAACTGAGGCCGTACTTCTATACATAG
- a CDS encoding type II toxin-antitoxin system HicB family antitoxin: protein MAEKFNVIVEEGEDGYLISDVIELPGCHTQAKTYDELIKRTKEAISLYLSDRDN, encoded by the coding sequence ATGGCCGAGAAATTCAATGTGATTGTTGAAGAAGGTGAGGATGGCTACCTCATTTCTGACGTGATCGAGCTACCCGGCTGCCATACGCAGGCGAAGACCTACGATGAACTTATTAAACGAACCAAAGAGGCCATATCGTTGTATCTCAGTGATCGGGATAATTGA